One window of the Zea mays cultivar B73 chromosome 3, Zm-B73-REFERENCE-NAM-5.0, whole genome shotgun sequence genome contains the following:
- the LOC103650050 gene encoding LOW QUALITY PROTEIN: uncharacterized protein (The sequence of the model RefSeq protein was modified relative to this genomic sequence to represent the inferred CDS: deleted 2 bases in 1 codon), whose amino-acid sequence MSAGRSRARQNAMRRASGVVVLGAVAFGYLSFRVGFKPYLDQAQEAIDSARDPDPDAATTAARDASDDPGAGCPGGDLGPSKDPAVVLRD is encoded by the exons ATGAGTGCGGGCAGGAGCCGGGCGCGGCAGAACGCGATGCGC AGGGCCTCAGGGGTGGTGGTGCTGGGCGCCGTGGCCTTCGGCTACCTCTCCTTCCGCGTCGGCTTCAAGCCCTACCTCGACCAGGCTCAGGAGGCCATCGACTCCGCCCGCGACCCCGACCCTGACGCCGCCACCACCGCCGCGAGGGACGCGTCCGACGATCCCGGCGCCGGTTGCCCAGGGGGAGACCTCGGGCCGTCCAAGGACCCCGCCGTCGTACTGCGCGACTGA